In the Bacillota bacterium genome, one interval contains:
- a CDS encoding xylose isomerase — MGLQNLQYQKKFLNREEMLRHLQEFRLEIKPTVGVWSLTPSGGRFHEPYGAEVSIPERIKMIGEMAEIGVRGLEAHYGPEINEDNLHLYKQLEKDTGIRISGIGPHTFYNREYEFGTLSNPVARYRDRATEKLIRVLRLVKEADADACGLWPGIDGYTYPYGHLYYQMWENFEGALADAMDEVPGVMVRIETKPYEPIPNNIYRTISDGLILARDVEARLSNPVNRRLLEQGYCLVGMQPEIGHIRMGYEDTPCAFARICREGRMSHPHFNSQPLGNYDQDLNVGVVEWDQAEAGLLALKMAGFREYIGIDINPERMPIRKAMEINIRVLEIMNERINNLPYERMLDCYYSPEKNRGEMELILAEGMRIGR, encoded by the coding sequence ATGGGACTGCAAAATTTGCAATATCAGAAAAAATTTTTGAACCGGGAGGAGATGCTGCGTCACCTGCAGGAATTCCGCCTCGAAATCAAGCCGACGGTGGGGGTCTGGAGCCTGACGCCATCGGGAGGACGCTTTCATGAGCCTTACGGCGCGGAGGTGAGCATTCCGGAACGCATCAAGATGATCGGGGAGATGGCGGAGATAGGGGTCAGGGGCCTGGAAGCCCATTACGGCCCGGAAATCAACGAAGACAATCTGCATCTCTACAAACAGCTGGAGAAGGACACCGGTATCCGTATCTCGGGGATCGGCCCGCATACTTTTTACAACCGGGAATATGAATTCGGGACATTGTCCAATCCCGTCGCCCGTTACCGCGACCGTGCCACGGAGAAACTCATCCGGGTTCTGCGCCTGGTCAAGGAGGCGGATGCCGATGCCTGCGGACTTTGGCCGGGGATAGACGGATACACATACCCGTATGGCCATTTGTATTACCAGATGTGGGAGAATTTCGAGGGTGCCCTTGCCGATGCCATGGACGAGGTGCCGGGGGTCATGGTGCGCATTGAAACCAAACCCTACGAACCGATACCGAACAACATCTATCGCACCATCTCCGACGGGCTGATCCTTGCCCGGGATGTGGAGGCGCGCCTTTCCAACCCGGTGAACCGCAGGCTGCTCGAGCAGGGCTACTGCCTCGTCGGCATGCAGCCGGAAATCGGGCATATCCGTATGGGCTACGAGGACACTCCCTGTGCATTCGCTCGTATATGCCGGGAAGGACGCATGTCCCACCCCCACTTCAACAGTCAACCGCTCGGCAATTATGACCAGGACCTCAATGTCGGCGTTGTCGAATGGGATCAGGCCGAAGCGGGGTTGCTGGCCCTCAAGATGGCCGGTTTCAGGGAATATATTGGCATCGACATCAATCCCGAGAGGATGCCGATCCGCAAAGCCATGGAGATCAATATCCGTGTGCTGGAGATCATGAATGAAAGAATAAACAATCTGCCCTATGAACGCATGCTGGATTGTTACTATTCTCCGGAGAAGAACCGCGGGGAGATGGAACTCATCCTGGCGGAGGGGATGCGCATCGGGCGTTGA
- a CDS encoding ROK family transcriptional regulator: MESKMNSTAMMRKKNLLKIIEVVLGNPYLSRPEIARMVGLTGMTVNTLVAELERRNIVVQKGLQDSKGGRKALLYNINCKSKTIVGVTLQIEQATVDIFDLCGRKMAEGIVLPLHAGEQIERDLSRIVAAIRKITSGSTGNREDILGVGMAVPGRVDCRNGIVYNLTNMPRWRNVPLKEMLEKELGMPVFVERDTYAHLRHLRLSAQAEDRGDVPNMVYLAIDEGIGAGVILDNRVYHGSHGLAGEVGHISLDPDGPPCNCGNRGCTEVYASHDAIIRNYARNLKKMSLEDAEVGNVLGRRSLENKFILDLARKAADGDAAADHAFQVAVRYLAACIINIINMYDPSLIVIECKWMRMARKYFHMVVSSVFQGCRLFNRNDVEIVLNPVEDIFESSSYAVVMDRMLTEPDGNALIG, translated from the coding sequence ATGGAAAGTAAAATGAACAGCACCGCCATGATGCGCAAGAAAAATTTGCTGAAAATAATAGAAGTTGTCCTGGGGAACCCGTATCTATCACGTCCGGAAATAGCCAGAATGGTGGGGCTCACCGGTATGACGGTCAATACCCTGGTGGCCGAATTGGAACGCCGCAACATCGTTGTTCAGAAGGGGTTGCAGGATTCAAAGGGCGGCAGAAAGGCGCTTCTCTACAATATCAACTGCAAATCGAAGACGATCGTGGGTGTAACCCTGCAGATCGAGCAGGCTACCGTGGACATCTTTGATCTATGCGGTCGGAAGATGGCGGAAGGCATCGTCCTCCCCCTGCATGCAGGGGAGCAGATCGAGCGGGATCTCTCCCGCATCGTTGCAGCAATCAGGAAAATCACCTCCGGCTCCACCGGAAACAGGGAAGATATCCTCGGGGTCGGCATGGCGGTTCCCGGGCGTGTGGATTGCCGGAACGGCATTGTCTACAATCTCACCAATATGCCCCGGTGGCGCAATGTTCCCCTGAAGGAAATGCTGGAAAAAGAGCTGGGGATGCCCGTATTTGTGGAAAGAGATACCTATGCGCATCTGAGGCACCTGAGGTTGTCCGCACAGGCGGAGGACAGGGGAGATGTTCCCAACATGGTTTATCTTGCCATCGACGAGGGGATCGGTGCGGGAGTGATCCTGGACAACCGGGTTTACCATGGTTCCCATGGACTGGCGGGAGAGGTCGGGCATATCTCGCTTGACCCGGACGGCCCACCCTGCAACTGCGGCAACCGCGGATGTACGGAAGTTTATGCTTCTCACGATGCCATCATCCGCAACTATGCCCGCAACCTGAAAAAGATGTCCCTGGAAGATGCGGAGGTTGGCAACGTCCTCGGCAGGCGCTCCCTGGAAAATAAATTCATACTTGATCTTGCGCGGAAAGCTGCGGATGGCGATGCGGCTGCAGACCATGCCTTTCAGGTAGCAGTCAGATACCTGGCCGCGTGCATCATCAATATCATCAACATGTACGATCCTTCGCTCATCGTTATCGAGTGCAAGTGGATGCGCATGGCGCGGAAATATTTCCACATGGTCGTGAGCAGTGTTTTTCAGGGGTGCAGGCTTTTCAACAGAAATGACGTCGAGATAGTGTTGAACCCCGTTGAAGATATTTTTGAATCCTCCTCCTATGCGGTGGTGATGGACAGGATGCTCACGGAACCGGACGGCAATGCTCTGATTGGCTAG
- a CDS encoding endonuclease/exonuclease/phosphatase family protein has protein sequence MFKKVAKGLLVVLLLLALVGVVAYGVIYAGIPLTENPVMGMDSLAVPEHIQEEDTGIKVMSYNIRLITRESDVAHYWTNRREHMVDLIKNYDADIIGFQEVTHPQYRYLIEQLGDEYDHYGLYRSGLNRERGNIIIGDPDPEPTLLNMLRISIVDEGSPIFYRKSRFELLNYDTFWLRENPMKPGRGWDARIKRICSTVELRDHYTGRILTIYNTHFDHIGEQARQNSALLINEISEQAQGTPIVMGDFNAPEGSVVYNTLISRSLADAKYLSPADLRDSGRTYNGYGKADDDHPIDFIFTDESSFRASSYRIITDMHTGSIYISDHFPLLVELEYQ, from the coding sequence ATGTTCAAGAAAGTGGCGAAGGGGCTGCTGGTTGTTCTTCTGCTACTGGCATTGGTGGGGGTGGTGGCTTACGGGGTCATCTATGCCGGGATCCCCTTGACGGAGAACCCGGTCATGGGGATGGACAGTCTGGCAGTACCCGAGCACATCCAGGAAGAAGACACCGGCATCAAGGTGATGAGTTACAACATCAGGCTTATCACCAGAGAAAGCGACGTGGCGCATTACTGGACCAATCGCCGGGAACATATGGTTGATTTGATAAAAAATTATGATGCCGACATTATCGGTTTTCAGGAGGTAACTCACCCCCAGTACAGGTACCTGATCGAGCAGTTGGGCGATGAATATGATCATTACGGGCTCTACCGTTCCGGCCTGAACAGGGAAAGAGGAAACATAATTATCGGAGATCCGGATCCCGAACCAACCTTGCTGAACATGCTACGAATTTCAATCGTGGACGAGGGCTCTCCAATATTCTACAGGAAGTCCCGTTTCGAGCTGCTGAACTATGACACGTTCTGGCTGCGGGAAAATCCGATGAAACCGGGGCGGGGTTGGGACGCCCGTATCAAGAGAATATGTTCCACGGTTGAATTGCGGGATCATTACACCGGGCGCATCCTTACCATCTACAATACCCATTTTGACCACATTGGCGAGCAGGCCAGGCAGAACAGTGCCCTTCTCATCAATGAAATTTCTGAACAGGCGCAGGGCACGCCCATCGTTATGGGTGATTTCAATGCCCCCGAAGGCAGTGTCGTTTACAATACCCTGATTTCCCGCTCCCTGGCGGACGCCAAATATCTGAGCCCCGCGGACCTGCGGGACAGTGGCCGGACCTACAACGGTTACGGAAAAGCGGATGACGATCATCCCATTGATTTTATCTTTACCGATGAAAGTTCTTTCCGGGCAAGCAGTTATCGTATCATCACCGATATGCACACCGGTAGCATTTATATCTCGGACCATTTTCCGCTTCTGGTTGAACTGGAATATCAATAG
- a CDS encoding amino acid permease, whose product MTGKSEFGLKRVLGLWEVVAIAIGQTIGAGIFVMTGMATGHTGPSVPLAYLLAAIPVIFMMLPLAMLGSALPTTGGNYKYASRLFSPRAAFLGVWGFMGGTLVGAFPLWALSGARYLQAVFELPAVPTAVAIMTILLLVNLFGITAAAVLQAIFVAILLLSLLLFGLIGFPHIDPANFTPFLPHGAYGLLVATCLLTFTHLGANAIIELGGEIKQPGRVIPRAFMISIPTVALLYLLVAITAAGVLPWTATAGEPLTVAAAAFMNKPMFNFFVFGGGMLAIITTLNAGFMWGTKSLLVMAADGLFPRALTAVNRRFGTPHWFLLMIYVITCGSIIIFGEEYLEAFSALGSIGGMIIFLPVMGAAILLPRRAPEAYADSPFKLKGFWLYSVPALGILLTILAIGMLLVDLWSKPIGIIFCYLFIVWLIMGFIFYEWRRRVLRKQGLEPTSRTIRGKDFH is encoded by the coding sequence ATGACAGGAAAAAGTGAATTCGGATTGAAACGGGTACTTGGTTTATGGGAAGTGGTTGCCATAGCTATCGGTCAAACTATCGGGGCGGGGATATTTGTCATGACCGGCATGGCCACCGGCCACACCGGGCCATCGGTGCCCCTGGCTTATCTTCTGGCCGCCATTCCCGTTATTTTCATGATGCTTCCGCTGGCCATGCTCGGTTCCGCCCTGCCCACCACCGGGGGCAATTACAAGTATGCCAGCCGCCTTTTCTCGCCGCGGGCGGCCTTCCTTGGCGTATGGGGGTTCATGGGCGGTACACTGGTGGGTGCTTTTCCCCTCTGGGCCCTCAGCGGGGCGCGATATCTTCAGGCTGTTTTCGAACTGCCTGCCGTTCCAACGGCGGTGGCGATCATGACCATCTTGCTGCTGGTAAATCTGTTTGGCATCACCGCAGCGGCTGTCTTGCAGGCCATATTCGTGGCAATATTGCTCCTCTCCCTTCTTCTGTTCGGCCTGATCGGCTTTCCCCATATCGATCCGGCCAACTTCACCCCGTTTTTACCCCATGGGGCCTATGGCCTTCTGGTTGCTACCTGCCTGCTTACCTTTACTCACCTCGGGGCAAATGCGATTATCGAGCTCGGCGGTGAGATAAAGCAGCCCGGGCGGGTTATTCCGCGGGCGTTCATGATCTCCATCCCCACGGTTGCCCTGCTCTACTTGCTGGTTGCAATCACGGCGGCAGGGGTGTTGCCGTGGACGGCTACAGCCGGAGAACCGCTCACGGTGGCGGCTGCCGCTTTCATGAACAAACCCATGTTCAATTTCTTTGTTTTCGGCGGCGGAATGCTGGCGATCATCACCACGCTCAACGCCGGTTTCATGTGGGGCACCAAGTCGCTCCTGGTGATGGCGGCGGACGGTCTTTTTCCGCGTGCCCTCACTGCAGTGAACCGCCGTTTTGGAACCCCGCACTGGTTCTTGCTCATGATCTACGTCATTACCTGCGGATCGATCATCATTTTCGGTGAAGAGTACCTGGAAGCATTCAGCGCCCTCGGCTCCATCGGGGGGATGATCATCTTTCTGCCGGTTATGGGTGCGGCCATACTGCTGCCGCGCCGTGCACCCGAAGCTTATGCGGACAGCCCCTTCAAATTGAAGGGTTTCTGGCTGTATTCGGTACCGGCCCTGGGGATACTGCTGACCATCCTGGCCATCGGTATGTTGCTGGTCGATCTATGGTCCAAGCCCATCGGCATCATCTTCTGCTATCTTTTTATCGTCTGGCTGATCATGGGGTTTATTTTTTACGAATGGCGCAGGCGGGTGCTGCGCAAACAAGGCCTGGAGCCAACTTCCAGGACCATTCGTGGCAAAGATTTTCACTGA
- a CDS encoding carbohydrate kinase family protein, translated as MPKFCMDPLQPCHPEENLGPLSPPPFAAWKEGITSRAREKRKERDRTVRVLCCGLIVCDILIKPVSHRTLRVDTSTAESIKMSGGGDAHNVAVNLATLGVKTSLVGRIGTDEPGRWLLGGIRSSGVDASHLLLTDEATSTSAVLIRENGERNFVSCKGACHNLAEGDIPDSILHEHDILYVGSAFDLPGLDGEGMARLFERADRAGMQIVLDVTANPCKRNMYTLAPSLRHVDFFMPSRREAAALSGRRNMKKAADFFHDRGPGTVAIKLGGEGSLLSHAGEKKIFPAHETAVVDTTGAGDAFVSGFIAAHVRGFSVDDCAKIGNAAGAVCIGHMGASGMLTGFEALAGMAGLDMIRHAANREGTQQPIDGK; from the coding sequence TTGCCAAAGTTTTGCATGGATCCGTTGCAGCCATGCCATCCGGAGGAGAACCTTGGCCCCCTTTCCCCCCCGCCTTTTGCCGCATGGAAGGAGGGCATAACATCCAGGGCGCGGGAAAAACGAAAGGAACGTGATCGAACAGTGAGGGTACTCTGCTGCGGGCTGATTGTATGTGACATCTTGATCAAACCCGTTTCGCACAGGACGTTGCGCGTGGACACCTCCACCGCCGAATCGATCAAAATGAGTGGCGGCGGCGATGCCCACAATGTGGCTGTCAATCTGGCCACCCTGGGGGTGAAAACCAGCCTCGTCGGCAGGATCGGCACCGACGAGCCGGGCAGGTGGCTGCTGGGCGGGATCAGATCTTCCGGCGTGGACGCCTCCCATCTTCTGTTGACGGATGAAGCAACTTCCACCAGTGCGGTGCTCATACGAGAAAACGGGGAAAGAAATTTTGTTTCCTGCAAGGGGGCCTGCCACAATCTGGCCGAGGGGGACATCCCCGATTCCATCCTCCATGAACACGATATCCTGTATGTCGGAAGCGCATTTGATCTGCCGGGTCTGGACGGGGAGGGAATGGCCCGCCTGTTCGAGCGGGCGGATCGGGCCGGGATGCAGATTGTCCTGGATGTTACGGCGAACCCCTGCAAGCGGAACATGTATACACTGGCGCCTTCCCTGCGCCACGTGGATTTTTTCATGCCCAGCAGGCGCGAAGCCGCGGCCCTTTCCGGCAGAAGGAACATGAAAAAGGCGGCGGATTTCTTTCACGATCGGGGCCCCGGGACCGTGGCCATAAAGCTGGGGGGCGAGGGATCCCTGTTGTCACATGCAGGGGAGAAAAAAATATTTCCCGCGCATGAAACCGCCGTTGTGGACACCACGGGAGCCGGAGATGCTTTTGTTTCCGGGTTTATCGCCGCCCATGTACGCGGGTTTTCCGTGGATGATTGTGCAAAAATTGGCAATGCCGCCGGGGCGGTATGCATCGGCCACATGGGTGCTTCCGGCATGCTAACCGGCTTTGAAGCGCTTGCCGGGATGGCCGGTCTGGACATGATACGGCATGCTGCCAATCGGGAAGGAACGCAGCAACCCATCGATGGAAAATGA
- a CDS encoding alpha-glucosidase, translated as MKEPWWKEAVIYQIYPRSFLDSGDDGVGDIRGIISKLDYLNDGTERSLGIDAIWLNPVYPSPQYDFGYDIMDFRGIDPQYGTMADFEELLREAHKRNIRIIMDIVPSVTSHLHPWFIESRSSRDNPRRDWYIWQDAPPNRKYPNNWLGAFGGRAWDWDKKTGQFYYHNSLPEQPDLNWRNPEVEREILDVLDFWFQKGVDGFRIDVLNYPYKDKYFRSNPYCIGIRPYDMQKHLYDKDLPESVEVGKKMRLVADRYPDRMLVAEVYNFDPEEAVRYYGEDRDGPHMVFNFSAAFSPFRASAFQKKVERWEELVADRGWPCYFFSNHDIPRHITRFSLGQGRWATERARVAAAFLLTIRGTPFLYMGEEIGMKSYFMKKKDLMDPVGIRYWPFYGRDWARTPVQWNDGLHAGFSGAKPWLPVNPDYRECNVQAQENDPGSLLNWYRKLIWLRKKHSALGGGKLIFLRGLPEGLLGYLRRDEKEEILVLLNFTAAPGKCALLHGSKRVEELLSYEARLDGEKLYLGRYGIFIAGLKSV; from the coding sequence ATGAAAGAACCCTGGTGGAAGGAAGCGGTTATTTATCAGATCTATCCGCGCAGTTTTCTTGATTCGGGTGATGACGGGGTCGGGGATATCCGGGGCATCATCAGCAAACTTGATTATCTGAACGACGGTACGGAAAGATCCCTCGGTATTGACGCCATATGGTTGAATCCTGTATATCCATCACCCCAGTACGACTTCGGCTACGACATCATGGATTTTCGCGGCATAGATCCGCAGTACGGCACGATGGCGGATTTTGAAGAGCTCCTTCGGGAGGCTCACAAACGCAACATCCGTATCATCATGGACATCGTGCCCAGTGTAACCTCCCATCTGCATCCCTGGTTCATCGAATCCCGTTCATCGCGTGACAATCCCAGGCGGGATTGGTACATCTGGCAGGATGCGCCCCCGAACAGGAAATACCCCAACAACTGGCTCGGCGCCTTCGGCGGGCGGGCCTGGGACTGGGACAAAAAAACTGGACAGTTTTACTACCATAATTCCTTGCCCGAGCAGCCGGATTTGAACTGGCGCAATCCCGAGGTGGAGCGCGAAATCCTCGACGTCCTCGATTTCTGGTTCCAGAAAGGCGTCGATGGCTTTCGTATCGATGTGCTCAATTATCCATACAAGGACAAATATTTCCGCAGCAATCCGTATTGCATCGGTATCCGCCCCTACGACATGCAGAAGCATCTTTACGACAAGGATCTGCCCGAAAGCGTGGAGGTCGGGAAGAAAATGCGTCTCGTTGCGGACAGATACCCGGACAGGATGCTTGTCGCCGAGGTATACAACTTTGATCCCGAGGAAGCTGTACGCTACTACGGCGAGGACCGGGACGGGCCTCACATGGTTTTCAATTTTTCCGCTGCATTTTCGCCCTTCAGGGCTTCCGCGTTTCAAAAAAAGGTTGAAAGGTGGGAGGAACTCGTTGCCGACAGGGGGTGGCCATGTTATTTTTTTTCCAACCACGATATACCCCGCCATATCACCCGTTTTTCCCTTGGGCAGGGGAGATGGGCCACGGAACGGGCCAGGGTGGCCGCGGCTTTCTTGCTGACGATACGCGGTACCCCTTTTCTCTACATGGGAGAGGAGATCGGCATGAAAAGCTACTTCATGAAAAAGAAGGATCTGATGGACCCTGTCGGTATCCGTTATTGGCCCTTCTACGGACGGGATTGGGCACGAACCCCTGTCCAGTGGAACGATGGCTTGCATGCCGGTTTCTCCGGGGCGAAACCCTGGCTTCCCGTCAACCCCGATTACCGGGAATGCAATGTGCAGGCCCAGGAAAATGATCCCGGATCGCTCCTGAACTGGTACCGGAAGTTGATCTGGCTTCGGAAGAAACACAGCGCCCTCGGCGGGGGAAAACTGATATTCCTCCGGGGATTGCCGGAGGGCCTGCTCGGTTATCTGCGTCGGGATGAGAAGGAAGAAATTCTTGTCCTCCTCAATTTCACGGCGGCACCCGGAAAATGCGCGCTGTTACACGGATCGAAGAGGGTCGAAGAATTGTTGAGTTACGAGGCCCGGCTTGACGGCGAAAAATTGTATCTTGGCCGGTATGGCATATTTATCGCCGGTTTGAAAAGCGTATAA
- the rbsK gene encoding ribokinase, which produces MNRICVVGSLNMDMAISTPRIPLVGETILGSGFMTVPGGKGANQAVAAARLGGDVSMVGCVGDDPYGCELLGNLESAGVETDSVSIIHEGHTGVAVIVVGKDGDNFIIVDQGANLHLNTERLDRYRYVMEKSNLLMLQLEIPSGTVEYAVDIAARSGVPVFLDPAPAAPLGEELLSRIDILTPNESETAMLVGFPIDSIDDAGRAAALLHGRGVMQVAVTLGDKGVVYNCGDSIVHRPAFKVEAVDTTAAGDVFSGALAVSLAEGSNIDEAVEWAAASAALAVTRKGAQTSIPDVGEVRKFLSG; this is translated from the coding sequence ATGAACAGAATCTGTGTGGTTGGAAGCCTCAACATGGATATGGCAATATCCACGCCAAGAATTCCCCTTGTCGGGGAGACGATCCTCGGAAGCGGTTTCATGACCGTCCCCGGGGGAAAGGGGGCCAATCAGGCCGTCGCTGCTGCCCGCCTGGGCGGAGACGTCAGCATGGTCGGCTGTGTCGGTGATGACCCTTACGGGTGTGAACTCCTGGGCAACCTCGAAAGCGCCGGCGTGGAAACGGACAGTGTCAGCATCATCCACGAGGGGCATACGGGGGTAGCCGTGATCGTCGTGGGTAAAGATGGTGATAACTTCATCATCGTTGACCAGGGTGCGAATCTGCATCTGAACACGGAAAGACTGGACAGATACAGATACGTCATGGAAAAAAGCAATCTGTTGATGCTCCAGCTTGAAATTCCTTCGGGAACGGTCGAATATGCCGTTGATATCGCCGCACGATCGGGCGTGCCGGTATTTCTGGATCCTGCTCCGGCAGCACCGCTCGGCGAGGAACTGCTTTCGAGAATCGATATCTTGACCCCCAATGAAAGTGAAACTGCCATGTTGGTGGGTTTTCCCATCGATTCGATCGACGATGCCGGGCGTGCCGCGGCGCTCCTGCATGGCCGTGGAGTGATGCAGGTGGCGGTGACCCTGGGGGACAAGGGCGTCGTTTACAATTGCGGGGATAGTATCGTGCACAGGCCGGCCTTCAAGGTCGAGGCGGTGGATACCACGGCGGCGGGGGATGTCTTCTCCGGCGCACTGGCCGTCTCGCTGGCGGAGGGGAGCAATATCGACGAGGCCGTGGAATGGGCCGCCGCTTCCGCTGCCCTGGCGGTAACCAGAAAAGGCGCGCAGACTTCGATTCCCGATGTTGGGGAGGTAAGAAAATTCCTTTCCGGGTGA